A region from the Panicum hallii strain FIL2 chromosome 1, PHallii_v3.1, whole genome shotgun sequence genome encodes:
- the LOC112887825 gene encoding UMP-CMP kinase 3 isoform X1, translating to MGTVVDAPAVVAEEVAVNTLGGKKVTVVFVLGGPGSGKGTQCANIVEHFGFTHLSAGDLLRAEIKSGSENGTMIENMIKEGKIVPSEVTIKLLQEAMIKNENDKFLIDGFPRNEENRAAFENVTKISPAFVLFFDCSEEEMERRLLGRNQGRVDDNIETIKKRFKTFVESSLPVIEYYNSKDKVKKIDAAKPIPEVFEDVKTIFAPYAPKVVFHI from the exons ATGGGCACAGTTGTGGATGCTCCAGCAGTTGTGGCTGAGGAG GTCGCAGTGAACACTTTGGGTGGCAAGAAAGTTACAGTTGTATTCGTTCTAG GTGGCCCTGGAAGTGGAAAAGGCACACAGTGTGCCAACATTGTGGAACACTTTGGATTCACCCATCTTAGTGCTGGTGATCTTCTGCGTGCGGAGATCAAATCTGGCTCCGAGAATGG AACCATGATTGAGAACATGATAAAGGAAGGAAAGATTGTTCCATCGGAGGTAACTATAAAGCTGTTGCAGGAGGCAATGATAAAAAATGAAAATGACAAATTTCTGATCGACGGATTTCCAAGGAACGAGGAGAATCGTGCGGCATTTGAGAATGTT ACCAAAATTTCTCCTGCATTTGTGCTATTCTTTGACTGTTCCGAGGAAGAGATGGAAAGACGTCTTTTGGGGCGCAACCAG GGGAGAGTTGATGATAACATTGAGACTATTAAGAAAAGGTTCAAAACTTTTGTGGAATCAAGTCTGCCTGTCATAGAGTATTATAACTCAAAGGACAAGGTTAAAAAG ATTGATGCTGCAAAACCAATTCCTGAAGTGTTTGAAGATGTCAAAACCATTTTTGCCCCATATGCACCCAAG GTTGTTTTCCATATTTGA
- the LOC112887825 gene encoding UMP-CMP kinase 3 isoform X2 has translation MGTVVDAPAVVAEEVAVNTLGGKKVTVVFVLGGPGSGKGTQCANIVEHFGFTHLSAGDLLRAEIKSGSENGTMIENMIKEGKIVPSEVTIKLLQEAMIKNENDKFLIDGFPRNEENRAAFENVTKISPAFVLFFDCSEEEMERRLLGRNQGRVDDNIETIKKRFKTFVESSLPVIEYYNSKDKVKKIDAAKPIPEVFEDVKTIFAPYAPKVNY, from the exons ATGGGCACAGTTGTGGATGCTCCAGCAGTTGTGGCTGAGGAG GTCGCAGTGAACACTTTGGGTGGCAAGAAAGTTACAGTTGTATTCGTTCTAG GTGGCCCTGGAAGTGGAAAAGGCACACAGTGTGCCAACATTGTGGAACACTTTGGATTCACCCATCTTAGTGCTGGTGATCTTCTGCGTGCGGAGATCAAATCTGGCTCCGAGAATGG AACCATGATTGAGAACATGATAAAGGAAGGAAAGATTGTTCCATCGGAGGTAACTATAAAGCTGTTGCAGGAGGCAATGATAAAAAATGAAAATGACAAATTTCTGATCGACGGATTTCCAAGGAACGAGGAGAATCGTGCGGCATTTGAGAATGTT ACCAAAATTTCTCCTGCATTTGTGCTATTCTTTGACTGTTCCGAGGAAGAGATGGAAAGACGTCTTTTGGGGCGCAACCAG GGGAGAGTTGATGATAACATTGAGACTATTAAGAAAAGGTTCAAAACTTTTGTGGAATCAAGTCTGCCTGTCATAGAGTATTATAACTCAAAGGACAAGGTTAAAAAG ATTGATGCTGCAAAACCAATTCCTGAAGTGTTTGAAGATGTCAAAACCATTTTTGCCCCATATGCACCCAAGGTAAATTATTGA
- the LOC112887825 gene encoding UMP-CMP kinase 4 isoform X3 codes for MGTVVDAPAVVAEEVAVNTLGGKKVTVVFVLGGPGSGKGTQCANIVEHFGFTHLSAGDLLRAEIKSGSENGTMIENMIKEGKIVPSEVTIKLLQEAMIKNENDKFLIDGFPRNEENRAAFENVTKISPAFVLFFDCSEEEMERRLLGRNQGRVDDNIETIKKRFKTFVESSLPVIEYYNSKDKVKKIDAAKPIPEVFEDVKTIFAPYAPKAE; via the exons ATGGGCACAGTTGTGGATGCTCCAGCAGTTGTGGCTGAGGAG GTCGCAGTGAACACTTTGGGTGGCAAGAAAGTTACAGTTGTATTCGTTCTAG GTGGCCCTGGAAGTGGAAAAGGCACACAGTGTGCCAACATTGTGGAACACTTTGGATTCACCCATCTTAGTGCTGGTGATCTTCTGCGTGCGGAGATCAAATCTGGCTCCGAGAATGG AACCATGATTGAGAACATGATAAAGGAAGGAAAGATTGTTCCATCGGAGGTAACTATAAAGCTGTTGCAGGAGGCAATGATAAAAAATGAAAATGACAAATTTCTGATCGACGGATTTCCAAGGAACGAGGAGAATCGTGCGGCATTTGAGAATGTT ACCAAAATTTCTCCTGCATTTGTGCTATTCTTTGACTGTTCCGAGGAAGAGATGGAAAGACGTCTTTTGGGGCGCAACCAG GGGAGAGTTGATGATAACATTGAGACTATTAAGAAAAGGTTCAAAACTTTTGTGGAATCAAGTCTGCCTGTCATAGAGTATTATAACTCAAAGGACAAGGTTAAAAAG ATTGATGCTGCAAAACCAATTCCTGAAGTGTTTGAAGATGTCAAAACCATTTTTGCCCCATATGCACCCAAG GCTGAATAG